In Plasmodium vivax chromosome 14, whole genome shotgun sequence, the genomic window ttttttcgcaacagTTTTGCGCCTCGAATTTTTCGCAAAataaagcggaaaaaaaaaaaaaaatcaccgtTAGGAGTAAACCATGAATTTGCTTTCTTCCATTCGATCTATCAATTGACTGAAGTTTtttgccaaatgggggagatgGGAAACAAATAGAGAAGCTAGCATTGCCTCCGTCATAAGTACTCGtacatatgtaaatatatattcctaCGAACGCGTATGTTTACGTTCGTATAAAAGGCAGCCAACTCATTCCGCCTAGCTCTTTTAAAAGTAACAAAATTGCATGTGAACGGTGAATCCCTTTTGAAGGACGCAGTaaggttattttttaaagcatcaAAAGAATGTTCAACTCGTTATAATAACTTTTTGGTAAAGAGGGGCTCAGCGGGAACATGTGAGAGGCATAACCATCTTCGCCTTGCATATTTGCCTCGCATATTTGTTCAGTTCATCCATCGAGCAGAATTCGCTCAAAGGTGTAGCGAAACTAACTAGGGGACGCACGTTTATGAATGCGTAAATGTATACGCTTATGTATGCCTGAGGGGTAGCTCATGCTTACAAACGAATGAACGGGCAACATGGATCTGTTGAAGGAGTATGACGATAGTGAAGACGGGGAGGGAGACGGCACCGAAGTCGCCGAAGGGATGCAAAGCaaccaaggggaagaacaaaagggTCAAATGGTAAGTGCGACTCCCGTTAGCCTAATAAACTGTGCACCCGACGTTGATACATACGActtggaaataaaaaactacaaagaaaagtttaaaaatatagaaaagaaaataatgttCGACGACCCGACTTTTCTGAGCGTACTGAATAAGCCTCAACAGGGACCCagcataaatgaaaattacaactttttaaaaaatgcatccaAGAATCATTACAATGGGTGCATAGAATCAACCTATGTGAATAAAAACATGTTTGATTATCAGTATAATCAGTTTAACTTAACTGGGGTAACGGAGAACCCGGCCCTGAAAAGTTGCTACAAGAAGAATTACCAAAATTATATAGTAGCAAGGAGTAGGGATTATGAATTGCTAAATGATGGGCAGCCGTCATATGACCAGAGGTGTAAGAAGAAAAGATTCAAAAGTGAAAGGCAGGATGATGACGCTTTGGAAAGGTATAAAAGCCCCTGGGAGGATAAAAGCTCATTGTATAGCaaacagggggaaaagacTGAAAAGGGAGAGACACTCGAGAACGACGGGGTTAAAGCAGATTCCCAAACGAATAATGAACAGACTAATAATGAGAAAGGCGGGTCTAAAAAGGCAGCAAGGAAAAACGCAATTATGAAGCTAGAAGCTTGCACTTTAGACGAAGCaattaagaaaaatgtgGTAAACGAGAAAAGTACCCTATATAATGATAAGGTAGTCTCCACATTACACATAGATGAAGAATCAAATGACTATTATCATAAGTCCTGGTTCGAATTGCCTGCAGAATATAAAGAAAGAGATTTTATGatagaagaaaattttcctCCTAAGAAAGAAATTCACACATATAAAggacacaaaatgggggttcAGAAGATTCGcttttttcccaaatatGGAAATTACATTCTCTCTGCTTCATTAGATCATACGCTAAAATTATGGGGAGTTTATAAATCAAAAAGTTGCGTGAGAACATACAAGGGACACTTCAAAGGGGTTAAAGATGTTCTTTTTGATAATGACGGAGCGAATTTCCTAAGCTGTAGTTATGACaataatgtaatttattGGGATACAGAatatgggaaaata contains:
- a CDS encoding pre-mRNA splicing factor PRP17, putative (encoded by transcript PVX_123645A); this translates as MDLLKEYDDSEDGEGDGTEVAEGMQSNQGEEQKGQMVSATPVSLINCAPDVDTYDLEIKNYKEKFKNIEKKIMFDDPTFLSVLNKPQQGPSINENYNFLKNASKNHYNGCIESTYVNKNMFDYQYNQFNLTGVTENPALKSCYKKNYQNYIVARSRDYELLNDGQPSYDQRCKKKRFKSERQDDDALERYKSPWEDKSSLYSKQGEKTEKGETLENDGVKADSQTNNEQTNNEKGGSKKAARKNAIMKLEACTLDEAIKKNVVNEKSTLYNDKVVSTLHIDEESNDYYHKSWFELPAEYKERDFMIEENFPPKKEIHTYKGHKMGVQKIRFFPKYGNYILSASLDHTLKLWGVYKSKSCVRTYKGHFKGVKDVLFDNDGANFLSCSYDNNVIYWDTEYGKIKGVYNQKKTPYCLCLNHDDPNTFLVGGANNKICHIDFRTGNIELEYNEHLQAINTITLCENNKKLISTSDDKKIFIWEYGLPVVVKYISDASMFSITAVSVHPSNNFFLCQSMNNVITVYESTGKFRLFSKKTFKGHHNIGYAINVSCSNDGKYVISGDSNGGLFIWNWKKMSNFKNMKAHQNVCIDCAWHPFKTSMLATASWDSTVKLWE